Proteins encoded by one window of Chondromyces crocatus:
- a CDS encoding CehA/McbA family metallohydrolase: MRWRSHLGLLPFALLTATPGCSGDDDEKKTPPPSNPCEVPAVFEAGSAEGHADPLGAKAAGQARAGRIRDGASFPQPAHGRQQIQTGDIVLINDKISVVIEDAGISDGYGRYGGEIIAIDKVGDDGRPMGVSRYLETLAGLGTESILPEEVSVLNDGSNGEAAVVRVSGVLSPIPFIKDSLGAILASYGLRAAHDFILEPGAERVRVVLHVVNDREQELNFGVDREGSDELVGFFHASQSQMMTPEFGFQDPDGVVSWVGFDGGPFGFAWRSPRGPMDFALFISGFALFLGPAFVADACSVTTVEHGEFIAGGPHYDGLREAIRRVDEEAPWREVRGKVTDADGLPVAGAWVHAESAGGEYLSRVVADDEGNYLLHAPPTDDVVLIPQLRGYPPHDGTVVPPGESEAVLSFEPHGIIHVVATDAPNGEPLPVRVQVIPASSLPATPRTYGVKDEVGGRLHQDFAVTGEAHLIVPPGQHQVLVTRGYEWELFDMQVTVDAGQTVDVPVALEHSVDTSGVFCADFHMHAWFSADSSDPVDYKVKGAIADGLDIPVSSEHDWVADFQPVIERLGLTSWAFGVASQELTTFKFGHFGILPLEPKPGQLNNGAVDWIDLTPQEVFDSAHKQAEDPLVIVNHPSGSSFSGYFRASSYDRKKGSGSPDLWSDHFEAVEVFNESDFEDNRNESVADWFSLLNHGHKFWATGASDSHEQRTNPSGYPRTCLLFGHDDITALTPKAVRDVMAAGAATVSGGLFMTVAGPGGETPGEMVTTTNGKATFTVTVQAPSWVGADTLETIVNGETISVEPLMPIGNGQPGKRFMTQVEVSRDASRDVNWVVFHAKGDADLAPLRPGRRPFAVSNPVFLR, encoded by the coding sequence ATGCGCTGGCGGTCTCATCTGGGCCTTCTCCCCTTCGCTCTGCTCACGGCGACACCCGGCTGCTCGGGTGACGACGACGAGAAGAAGACACCGCCTCCCTCCAATCCTTGCGAGGTCCCGGCCGTCTTCGAGGCGGGCAGCGCCGAGGGGCACGCCGATCCGCTCGGCGCAAAGGCCGCGGGGCAGGCGCGGGCGGGGCGCATCCGCGATGGCGCGAGCTTCCCGCAGCCCGCTCACGGCAGGCAGCAGATCCAGACGGGGGACATCGTCCTCATCAACGACAAGATCTCGGTGGTGATCGAGGACGCCGGGATCAGCGATGGCTACGGTCGCTACGGTGGCGAGATCATCGCCATCGACAAGGTGGGTGACGACGGCCGGCCGATGGGCGTGTCGCGCTACCTGGAGACGCTCGCGGGTCTCGGCACGGAGTCGATCCTGCCGGAAGAGGTGAGCGTGCTCAACGACGGCTCGAATGGCGAGGCCGCCGTGGTGCGCGTGAGCGGGGTGCTGTCCCCCATCCCGTTCATCAAGGACTCCCTCGGCGCGATCCTCGCGAGCTACGGGCTGCGCGCGGCGCACGATTTCATCCTCGAGCCCGGCGCCGAGCGTGTGCGCGTCGTGCTGCACGTCGTCAACGATCGCGAGCAAGAGCTGAATTTCGGCGTCGACCGCGAGGGCAGCGACGAGCTGGTGGGGTTCTTCCACGCGAGCCAGTCGCAGATGATGACCCCCGAGTTCGGCTTCCAGGATCCGGACGGGGTGGTCTCCTGGGTCGGATTCGACGGCGGCCCCTTCGGGTTCGCCTGGCGCTCGCCGCGCGGGCCGATGGACTTCGCGCTCTTCATCTCGGGCTTCGCCCTCTTCCTGGGCCCTGCGTTCGTCGCGGATGCGTGCTCGGTGACGACCGTCGAGCATGGCGAGTTCATCGCCGGGGGTCCGCACTACGACGGCCTGCGAGAAGCCATCCGTCGGGTCGACGAGGAAGCGCCCTGGCGCGAGGTGCGGGGTAAGGTGACCGATGCGGACGGCCTGCCCGTGGCTGGCGCGTGGGTCCACGCCGAGAGCGCGGGGGGCGAGTACCTGTCCCGGGTCGTCGCCGATGACGAGGGCAACTACCTGCTCCACGCGCCGCCCACGGACGATGTGGTCCTCATCCCTCAGCTCCGCGGCTACCCGCCGCACGACGGGACGGTGGTGCCGCCCGGCGAGAGCGAGGCCGTGCTCAGCTTCGAGCCGCACGGGATCATCCACGTGGTCGCCACCGACGCACCGAACGGCGAGCCGCTCCCGGTCCGGGTCCAGGTGATCCCCGCGTCGTCCCTCCCCGCGACCCCCCGCACCTACGGGGTGAAAGACGAGGTCGGGGGTCGCCTGCACCAGGACTTCGCCGTCACCGGCGAGGCGCACCTGATCGTCCCGCCCGGCCAGCACCAGGTGCTCGTCACGCGAGGCTACGAGTGGGAGCTGTTCGACATGCAGGTGACGGTCGATGCCGGTCAGACGGTCGACGTGCCCGTCGCGCTGGAGCACAGCGTCGACACGAGCGGCGTGTTCTGCGCGGACTTCCACATGCACGCCTGGTTCTCGGCCGACTCGAGCGATCCGGTCGACTACAAGGTGAAGGGGGCCATCGCCGACGGGCTCGACATCCCCGTGTCGAGCGAGCACGACTGGGTCGCCGACTTCCAGCCCGTCATCGAGCGCCTCGGGCTCACCTCATGGGCGTTCGGCGTCGCTTCCCAGGAGCTGACGACGTTCAAGTTCGGCCACTTCGGCATCCTGCCGCTGGAGCCGAAGCCGGGGCAGCTCAACAACGGCGCCGTCGACTGGATCGACCTGACGCCGCAGGAGGTGTTCGACTCGGCGCACAAGCAAGCGGAGGACCCGCTGGTGATCGTCAACCACCCGAGCGGGAGCTCCTTCAGCGGGTACTTCCGCGCGTCCTCGTACGATCGCAAGAAGGGCTCCGGGTCGCCCGACCTGTGGAGCGACCACTTCGAGGCCGTCGAGGTCTTCAACGAGTCCGACTTCGAGGACAACCGGAACGAGTCGGTCGCCGACTGGTTCTCGCTCCTCAACCACGGGCACAAGTTCTGGGCGACGGGCGCCTCGGACTCGCACGAGCAGCGCACCAACCCGAGCGGCTACCCGCGCACGTGCCTGCTCTTCGGGCACGACGACATCACCGCGCTCACGCCGAAGGCAGTCCGCGACGTGATGGCCGCGGGAGCCGCGACGGTGAGCGGTGGGCTGTTCATGACCGTCGCGGGGCCTGGCGGCGAGACGCCAGGCGAGATGGTGACCACGACGAACGGGAAGGCGACGTTCACGGTCACCGTGCAGGCCCCGAGCTGGGTCGGCGCAGACACGCTGGAGACCATCGTGAACGGCGAGACGATCTCCGTCGAGCCGCTGATGCCCATCGGCAACGGGCAGCCCGGGAAGCGGTTCATGACGCAGGTCGAGGTCAGCCGAGACGCGTCGCGCGACGTGAACTGGGTGGTGTTCCACGCGAAGGGTGACGCCGACCTCGCGCCGCTGCGCCCGGGGCGCCGGCCGTTCGCGGTCTCCAACCCCGTGTTCCTCCGGTGA
- a CDS encoding serine/threonine-protein kinase, producing the protein MFPAEPVPETLGTYKVLKRLSGTGSTSVYLARLDGPMGFQRNCELKLVPNTAEGDSRFAEELAREAWICSRLNHPAIVRMYDFFEHEEKLVLVLEHVEGVHLDRFLRHLVSRRLKLGDASIYYIMQQVSGALAHAHTQTDQEGEPAPVIHRNIHPGNIVIGWDGQVRVTGFGLGKILGRTPDTVVGTVKGTPGYMAPEQSRGERATTKADIYAVGLLLWAMLAGRRPPVDGSRPAQISTLRPDVPQPVMAMIEAALSPKPEDRKTDCSIIEKTLIRVLRPELGKGELVRCIQSVHATIELEDAGGEDARRPTIPVKAKENFFVKVPGAARLPAESTEDGATEISPDDLEAVEEPAGDAASAAVSPPAQAKPGGAAESPSHIQFGAPPPLPAPPVVIATQVSGMTPAPSQVSAGLSGMTPAPGGQIHFGPPPTLPSGTPVFGAAPSGVPTSGTPSNVATEVTESRSLVPSSRSLFGTVIVSAATATLVAVVWIVVAYRAPQPQDGSATPGTSAAATTSALPTAVPLPPPPVPEVSTRPTAAPEPDAATLPAGAGYLTISFPVEASVYISGRYLGEANGPLQVRCGTWFVRLAQPGKNKYPEWLTKGQTVNVTCQGTTRLAMQPLPGKVP; encoded by the coding sequence ATGTTCCCCGCGGAGCCCGTTCCCGAGACCCTTGGGACCTACAAGGTCCTCAAGCGCTTGAGCGGAACGGGATCGACCAGTGTGTACCTCGCCCGCCTCGACGGGCCCATGGGCTTTCAGCGCAACTGTGAGCTGAAGCTGGTGCCGAACACGGCGGAAGGGGACTCCCGCTTCGCCGAGGAGCTGGCCCGAGAGGCGTGGATCTGCTCGCGGCTCAACCATCCGGCCATCGTGCGGATGTACGACTTCTTCGAGCACGAGGAGAAGCTGGTCCTCGTGCTCGAGCACGTGGAGGGGGTGCACCTCGACAGGTTCCTGAGGCACCTCGTGAGCCGCCGGCTGAAGCTCGGCGACGCGTCGATCTACTACATCATGCAGCAGGTCTCGGGCGCGCTGGCGCACGCGCACACGCAGACCGATCAGGAGGGGGAGCCCGCGCCGGTCATCCACCGCAACATCCACCCGGGCAACATCGTCATCGGGTGGGATGGGCAGGTGAGGGTGACGGGCTTCGGGCTCGGCAAGATCCTCGGCCGCACGCCCGACACCGTGGTCGGCACGGTGAAGGGGACTCCTGGGTACATGGCGCCCGAGCAGTCGCGCGGCGAGCGGGCCACCACCAAGGCCGACATCTACGCCGTGGGCCTCTTGCTCTGGGCGATGCTCGCCGGGCGTCGGCCGCCCGTGGACGGCTCGCGACCAGCGCAGATCTCCACGCTCCGACCGGACGTGCCGCAGCCCGTGATGGCGATGATCGAGGCTGCGCTCTCGCCCAAGCCGGAGGACCGGAAGACGGACTGCTCGATCATCGAGAAGACGCTGATCCGGGTCCTCCGCCCCGAGCTGGGCAAGGGCGAGCTGGTGCGCTGCATCCAGTCGGTGCATGCGACGATCGAGCTCGAAGACGCGGGGGGCGAGGACGCGCGGCGGCCGACCATCCCGGTGAAGGCCAAGGAAAACTTCTTCGTCAAGGTGCCGGGCGCTGCGCGGCTGCCAGCGGAGAGCACCGAGGACGGGGCGACGGAGATCTCGCCCGACGATCTCGAGGCCGTCGAGGAGCCCGCCGGCGACGCCGCGTCGGCCGCGGTGTCACCTCCAGCGCAGGCGAAGCCTGGTGGCGCCGCCGAGTCGCCCTCCCACATCCAGTTCGGCGCACCGCCGCCGCTGCCCGCACCTCCTGTCGTGATCGCCACCCAGGTCTCGGGGATGACGCCCGCGCCATCCCAGGTGAGCGCGGGTCTGTCCGGCATGACCCCGGCGCCAGGAGGCCAGATCCACTTCGGTCCGCCACCGACGCTGCCGAGCGGAACCCCCGTCTTCGGGGCTGCCCCCTCTGGCGTGCCCACGTCGGGCACACCTTCCAACGTGGCCACCGAGGTGACGGAGTCTCGCTCGCTCGTTCCTTCCTCGCGGTCGCTCTTCGGCACGGTCATCGTCTCGGCCGCGACCGCCACCCTCGTGGCCGTGGTGTGGATCGTCGTCGCTTACCGCGCACCGCAACCCCAGGACGGCAGCGCCACCCCGGGCACCAGCGCCGCTGCCACCACGTCGGCCTTGCCCACGGCCGTTCCCCTTCCTCCGCCGCCTGTGCCGGAGGTCTCGACCCGTCCCACCGCGGCGCCGGAGCCCGACGCCGCCACGCTCCCCGCAGGCGCGGGTTACCTCACCATCTCGTTCCCCGTGGAGGCGAGCGTCTACATCAGCGGCCGCTACCTCGGCGAAGCGAACGGCCCTCTCCAGGTGCGCTGTGGGACCTGGTTCGTGCGCCTCGCGCAACCTGGGAAGAACAAGTACCCCGAGTGGTTGACGAAGGGCCAGACGGTCAACGTCACCTGTCAGGGCACCACGCGCCTGGCGATGCAGCCCCTCCCCGGGAAAGTGCCCTGA
- a CDS encoding TetR/AcrR family transcriptional regulator has product MCAVRRSGSSEGKLTSTRGPRLRLDLDERRAQLVELGLAAFYERSYDEVSIDDVARSAGVSKGLLYHYFPTKRDFYIACLSEAARQLLATTVLEGAEAPPLERVRHGVEAYLDYVVRHARAYTTLFRGGIGSDPGVVAIIEQTRATYLERLLEGVDGVPFVQGNPPALRLALRGWIGLVEVTSLDWVERRELPLAAICDFLLEMLLSALRASGALAVAQEDVTPRNERA; this is encoded by the coding sequence ATGTGTGCCGTCCGACGCAGCGGTTCCTCCGAGGGGAAGCTCACCTCGACGCGTGGCCCACGGCTGCGTCTGGATCTCGACGAGCGCCGCGCGCAGCTCGTCGAGCTCGGGCTGGCTGCCTTCTACGAACGCTCTTACGACGAGGTGTCGATCGACGACGTCGCGCGTTCGGCCGGGGTGTCGAAGGGGCTCCTCTACCATTACTTCCCGACGAAACGGGACTTCTACATCGCCTGCCTGAGCGAGGCGGCCCGGCAGCTCCTCGCGACCACTGTCCTGGAAGGCGCGGAGGCGCCACCGCTCGAGCGGGTCCGTCATGGGGTCGAGGCGTATCTGGACTACGTGGTCCGCCACGCGCGGGCCTACACGACGCTGTTCCGGGGAGGCATCGGCTCTGATCCCGGCGTGGTGGCCATCATCGAGCAGACCCGCGCGACGTACCTGGAGCGGCTGCTCGAAGGGGTGGACGGCGTTCCCTTCGTGCAGGGGAATCCACCTGCGCTGCGCCTGGCACTGCGAGGGTGGATCGGCCTCGTGGAGGTCACCAGCCTCGACTGGGTCGAGCGCCGAGAGCTGCCGCTGGCCGCCATCTGCGACTTCCTGCTGGAGATGCTTCTGTCCGCGCTGCGGGCGTCCGGGGCGCTGGCGGTCGCGCAGGAGGACGTGACGCCCAGAAACGAGAGGGCGTGA
- a CDS encoding metal-dependent hydrolase, which yields MASPHPIRPRKLDLDFGAVPRAWFAGNAAATGIANGVNLLFPIGERFFVRSVLRHMDRLDPALQEQVRGFFGQEGRHAGAHERFFAAMRSHDYRFDRFLEIFETVIRYQEEHLPAVLSLSATAAAEHYTALLAEAVLRRRALEHAHPALRDLLLWHAAEEIEHKAVAFDALQQVNPSYAVRMAGLALASSILFSFWFAATVMLWHQDGMSPLGALRELRKLRERARAAGVEAHTSLVRTTMLRGLLQYLSPGFHPSDNDNDALAQAYLVEAGLEPAA from the coding sequence ATGGCGAGCCCCCATCCCATCCGGCCACGCAAGCTCGATCTCGACTTCGGCGCGGTCCCGCGCGCCTGGTTTGCTGGCAATGCCGCGGCGACCGGCATCGCCAATGGCGTGAACCTGCTGTTCCCCATCGGCGAGCGCTTCTTCGTTCGCAGCGTGCTTCGCCACATGGACCGGCTGGATCCCGCCCTTCAGGAGCAAGTCCGCGGCTTCTTCGGGCAGGAAGGCCGTCACGCCGGCGCTCACGAACGGTTCTTCGCCGCCATGCGCAGCCATGACTACCGCTTCGATCGCTTCCTGGAGATCTTCGAGACCGTCATCCGGTACCAGGAGGAGCACCTGCCCGCCGTGCTCTCGCTGTCCGCGACGGCTGCCGCCGAGCACTACACGGCGCTGCTGGCCGAGGCCGTCCTCCGGCGCCGGGCGCTGGAGCACGCGCACCCCGCGCTGCGTGACCTCCTCCTCTGGCACGCCGCCGAGGAGATCGAGCACAAAGCCGTGGCGTTCGACGCGCTCCAGCAGGTGAACCCGAGCTACGCCGTGCGCATGGCCGGCCTCGCCCTGGCCTCCAGCATCCTCTTCAGCTTCTGGTTCGCTGCGACGGTGATGCTCTGGCACCAGGACGGCATGTCCCCCCTCGGCGCGCTCCGTGAACTCCGGAAGCTCCGGGAGCGGGCCCGCGCCGCGGGCGTGGAAGCCCACACGTCGCTGGTCCGCACGACGATGCTGCGCGGCCTGCTCCAGTACCTCAGCCCAGGCTTCCATCCCTCCGACAACGACAACGACGCGCTCGCGCAGGCGTACCTGGTGGAGGCCGGGCTCGAACCGGCGGCGTGA
- a CDS encoding RsmE family RNA methyltransferase — MRQGLLRVPLTSLAPGLVPLSPEVARYVSRVHRLREGERFLAFDPERALEAEALLVGSGKGPSAARIDVVRAASLVPRRAVTLIQCVGKGDKLDAVIRDATELGATRVVAALSARCVARPQGDRGGRWRRVAVEAARQCGRGDAPRIEGPLPLTEVLEALDGEAAVCLDPRAERSLGTWLGGMLGDAGGRRGIALLVGPEGGLSEEEMDACSSAGFVRVRLGRFTLRTETVCAAALGALLALDDDAQERADAVG, encoded by the coding sequence ATGCGTCAGGGCTTGCTGCGTGTGCCGCTCACCTCGCTTGCGCCGGGGCTCGTGCCGCTGTCGCCCGAGGTGGCGCGGTACGTGAGCCGTGTGCACAGGCTGCGGGAGGGGGAGCGGTTCCTGGCCTTCGACCCGGAGCGCGCGCTGGAGGCGGAGGCGCTGCTGGTCGGTTCCGGAAAAGGGCCCTCCGCCGCGCGGATCGACGTCGTGCGCGCCGCGTCGCTCGTGCCCCGGCGTGCCGTGACCTTGATCCAGTGCGTGGGCAAGGGGGACAAGCTGGACGCGGTGATCCGGGATGCGACCGAGCTGGGGGCGACGCGCGTGGTCGCCGCGCTGAGCGCGCGCTGCGTGGCGCGACCGCAGGGGGACCGAGGAGGGCGGTGGCGTCGCGTCGCGGTCGAGGCGGCGAGACAGTGCGGTCGGGGGGATGCGCCGCGCATCGAGGGGCCGCTGCCGCTCACGGAGGTGCTCGAGGCCCTCGACGGGGAGGCTGCGGTGTGTCTCGATCCTCGCGCGGAGCGCTCGCTGGGGACATGGCTCGGCGGAATGCTGGGCGATGCGGGAGGCCGTCGAGGGATCGCCTTGCTGGTGGGTCCAGAGGGGGGCCTTTCGGAGGAGGAGATGGACGCCTGCTCGTCCGCGGGGTTCGTTCGGGTGAGGCTGGGGAGGTTCACGCTGAGGACCGAGACGGTCTGCGCTGCAGCGCTCGGGGCGCTTCTCGCGCTGGACGATGATGCACAGGAGCGCGCAGATGCCGTCGGGTGA
- a CDS encoding 50S ribosomal protein L11 methyltransferase, whose product MSAESEPRYPFVVVDVSAEVSDELAATLFELGASGVEERDDQTLLRGVGAGRVTLVASFAERAEAESAIEALREIDATLTPRIEEVVGDAWRDAWKEHFAPFALTPRITVAPPWVEAPTPPADGHVLWLEPGRAFGTGLHATTSLVAELLDAHADELSGKELLDVGTGSGILAFVALKLGASRAVAVDNDADVIEVVEENAERNGLRDRVEAREATTEDITREFPWVVANIEARVLRPMAEDLVRLVAKGGWLILSGILESEHDEIVARYLGLPRGLRHVETRRRGDAAAADTAWVAIAFAG is encoded by the coding sequence ATGAGTGCAGAATCGGAGCCGCGTTATCCGTTCGTGGTGGTGGACGTGTCCGCCGAGGTGTCGGACGAGCTGGCCGCGACCTTGTTCGAGCTGGGGGCGTCGGGCGTGGAGGAGCGTGACGATCAGACGCTGCTCCGTGGGGTCGGGGCGGGACGGGTGACGCTCGTGGCGAGCTTCGCCGAGCGCGCGGAGGCGGAGTCGGCGATCGAGGCGCTGCGCGAGATCGACGCGACGCTGACCCCGCGGATCGAGGAGGTGGTGGGGGATGCGTGGCGTGATGCGTGGAAGGAGCACTTCGCGCCGTTCGCGTTGACGCCGCGGATCACCGTGGCCCCGCCGTGGGTCGAGGCGCCGACCCCTCCCGCGGATGGGCACGTCCTGTGGCTGGAGCCTGGGCGCGCCTTCGGGACGGGGCTGCACGCGACGACGTCGCTGGTGGCCGAGCTGCTCGACGCCCACGCGGACGAACTTTCGGGCAAGGAGCTGCTCGATGTCGGCACCGGGAGCGGGATCCTCGCGTTCGTCGCGCTGAAGCTCGGGGCGAGCCGCGCGGTCGCCGTGGACAACGATGCCGACGTGATCGAGGTGGTCGAGGAGAACGCCGAGCGGAACGGGCTCCGTGATCGGGTGGAGGCGCGCGAGGCGACGACCGAGGACATCACCCGTGAGTTTCCGTGGGTCGTCGCGAACATCGAGGCGCGGGTGCTGCGGCCGATGGCCGAGGATCTGGTGCGGCTCGTCGCGAAAGGTGGCTGGTTGATCCTCTCCGGGATCCTGGAGAGCGAGCACGACGAGATCGTTGCGCGCTACCTCGGTCTGCCCCGCGGGCTCCGGCACGTGGAGACACGGCGTCGGGGAGACGCTGCCGCGGCCGACACGGCGTGGGTCGCCATCGCGTTCGCAGGCTGA